The Natrinema salaciae genome includes a window with the following:
- a CDS encoding winged helix-turn-helix transcriptional regulator translates to MGESSRRLEVWCAGEDWCSITSTATLIGKKWHTVVIHRLLDNGPLGFNALQAEIGGISSKVLSDVLGDLEEKQLVDREIVSEKPVRVEYSLTEIGESLEPVIEEMQAWGKQHLAAASDEESSIA, encoded by the coding sequence ATGGGAGAATCGTCCCGCCGACTGGAAGTATGGTGCGCAGGCGAAGACTGGTGTTCGATCACCTCCACCGCCACGCTGATCGGCAAGAAGTGGCATACCGTCGTCATCCACCGACTGCTCGATAACGGGCCGCTCGGGTTCAACGCACTCCAAGCGGAGATCGGCGGCATCTCGAGTAAGGTCCTCTCGGACGTCCTCGGCGACCTCGAAGAGAAACAACTCGTCGACCGAGAGATCGTCAGCGAGAAACCCGTTCGCGTCGAGTACTCGCTGACCGAGATCGGCGAATCGCTCGAGCCCGTCATCGAGGAGATGCAAGCGTGGGGAAAACAGCATCTGGCGGCCGCGTCGGACGAAGAGAGTTCGATCGCCTGA
- a CDS encoding NADH-ubiquinone oxidoreductase-F iron-sulfur binding region domain-containing protein — MTDTAPAGDRSPVCRVSTHPTAADREPAFETARRTSDAVPVVRTGPTGIAAYEPLVLATVDGRTAFHPDPGPETVDAVVDALETGEVLADAAAAVVEHDPGTGSLPVPETGPLSVGRRDVLGPCGWVDPLAPDDYDLVSLERDAAAVGDAGLLGRGRGDAAADEAVDETWTAIRETDGDPVVVVNANDTDDRQRVDRTLLEGAPIAVLDGIAAIAEHVGAVDAVLSVNETETGLHRHLESAVDAAADVLPVVPQLVAGPDEYRAGEPTAALEALEGNDRIEPRIQPPSPAVHGLYGRPTAVHSVRTVLQARRALQDDAPSGTDRDPGTRLFTVTGDVAAPATVELASDDSLAAVREAVALDGALKMACVGDIFGGITETLEVSATAETLAAAGLGTEGVVELLNEDRCAVATAGERARFAATENSGRCVPGREGTKQLTELLRDVYRGSFELAKIRELGRTMERTSNCRIGAHAPRPVITAIDEFEPTFRAHADGRCPSGTCTENL; from the coding sequence GTGACCGATACTGCGCCCGCGGGCGATCGATCGCCGGTCTGCAGGGTCTCGACCCACCCGACGGCCGCCGACCGCGAACCCGCCTTCGAAACCGCGCGCCGGACGAGCGACGCCGTCCCGGTCGTTCGGACGGGACCGACTGGAATCGCCGCGTACGAGCCGCTGGTGCTCGCCACCGTCGACGGCCGTACGGCCTTCCATCCCGACCCCGGTCCCGAGACGGTCGACGCCGTCGTCGACGCGCTCGAGACCGGTGAGGTACTGGCCGACGCCGCCGCCGCGGTCGTCGAACACGACCCGGGAACGGGGTCGCTTCCCGTCCCCGAAACCGGCCCGCTGTCCGTCGGCCGGCGTGACGTCCTCGGGCCGTGCGGGTGGGTCGACCCGCTGGCCCCCGACGACTACGACCTCGTGTCGCTCGAGCGCGATGCGGCCGCGGTCGGTGACGCTGGATTGCTCGGCCGTGGTCGCGGCGACGCGGCCGCCGACGAGGCGGTCGACGAGACCTGGACCGCGATCCGCGAGACGGACGGCGACCCCGTCGTCGTCGTCAACGCCAACGATACCGACGACCGACAGCGGGTCGACCGGACGCTGCTCGAAGGTGCGCCGATCGCCGTCCTCGACGGGATCGCGGCGATCGCCGAGCACGTCGGCGCGGTCGACGCGGTGCTCTCCGTCAACGAGACCGAGACCGGGCTCCACCGCCACCTCGAGTCGGCCGTCGACGCGGCCGCCGACGTCCTCCCCGTCGTTCCGCAGCTGGTCGCCGGCCCCGACGAGTACCGCGCCGGCGAGCCGACCGCGGCGCTCGAAGCCCTGGAGGGCAACGACCGGATCGAACCGCGGATCCAGCCGCCGTCGCCGGCGGTCCACGGCCTGTACGGCCGCCCGACGGCGGTCCACTCCGTGCGGACGGTGCTCCAGGCCCGACGGGCGCTCCAGGACGACGCGCCGTCCGGAACCGACCGAGATCCCGGCACCCGCCTGTTCACCGTCACCGGCGACGTGGCGGCACCGGCGACCGTCGAACTCGCGTCCGACGACAGCCTCGCGGCCGTCCGCGAGGCCGTCGCACTCGACGGGGCGCTCAAGATGGCCTGTGTGGGCGACATCTTCGGCGGCATCACCGAGACGCTCGAGGTGAGCGCGACGGCGGAGACGCTGGCTGCGGCCGGCCTCGGGACGGAGGGTGTGGTCGAGTTGCTGAACGAGGACCGGTGTGCGGTCGCGACGGCCGGCGAGCGCGCGCGGTTCGCGGCCACCGAGAACAGCGGCCGCTGCGTCCCCGGACGCGAGGGGACGAAACAGCTCACCGAACTGCTGCGCGACGTCTACCGGGGGTCGTTCGAGCTCGCGAAGATCCGCGAACTCGGCCGCACGATGGAGCGGACGAGCAACTGCCGGATCGGCGCGCACGCGCCGCGCCCGGTGATCACGGCGATAGACGAGTTCGAACCGACGTTTCGCGCGCACGCCGACGGCCGCTGTCCGAGCGGCACCTGTACCGAGAACCTATGA
- a CDS encoding FAD-dependent oxidoreductase: protein MNDPFVVVGGDAAGMSAASKARRDDPDRDVVVFERGEWVSYGACGLPYYVKGEIQSLEELVSVTPEEFREERDIDLRTGHEVVEIDTDARTVTAESAAGTVVQPYGHLLIATGSESVVPPIDGVDREGVYTLGSMSDGKELREYVARARDGEGLQQPDRGPACRYLENCTGPVGIVGGGYIGVEMAEALAANGFEVSLFQRGDRVLKGFSDETSEYVADHLREQDVALRLDADVRELAGGDRVEAVVTDDERVAVEMVLLGTGVRPRTALAEDAGIELGETGAIATDVYRETSAADVYAAGDCAEATHVVTGDPAYVPLALTANRHGRAVGQTVTGTPTEGGGIAGTAAVKAFDVEAARTGVLDPDEARAAGFDPVTETVTANSRAGYYPEDGTVTVTLTADRDSGRVLGASLVSEYGEGAVHRSHAIVAALEAKATVSDVENYDLAYAPPFNTTWDPVLVAAKVLSGTLQ from the coding sequence ATGAACGATCCGTTCGTCGTCGTCGGCGGTGACGCAGCCGGAATGTCCGCGGCGAGCAAGGCGAGACGCGACGATCCCGACCGCGACGTCGTCGTGTTCGAACGAGGCGAGTGGGTTTCCTACGGTGCCTGCGGACTCCCCTACTACGTCAAAGGGGAGATTCAGTCGCTCGAGGAGCTCGTCTCGGTGACCCCCGAGGAGTTCCGCGAGGAGCGCGACATCGATCTCCGGACGGGACACGAGGTGGTCGAGATCGACACCGACGCGCGGACGGTCACTGCCGAATCCGCGGCCGGAACGGTCGTCCAGCCCTACGGACACCTCCTGATCGCGACGGGATCGGAGTCGGTGGTGCCGCCGATCGACGGCGTCGACCGCGAGGGCGTGTACACGCTCGGCTCGATGAGCGACGGGAAGGAACTCCGCGAGTACGTCGCTCGAGCGCGCGACGGCGAGGGACTTCAGCAACCGGATCGGGGGCCGGCCTGTCGGTACCTCGAGAACTGTACCGGCCCCGTTGGCATCGTCGGCGGCGGCTACATCGGCGTCGAGATGGCCGAGGCGCTGGCGGCGAACGGGTTCGAGGTGTCCCTGTTCCAGCGCGGCGATCGCGTTTTGAAGGGGTTCAGCGACGAAACGAGCGAATACGTCGCCGACCACCTCCGAGAACAGGACGTCGCGCTCCGTCTCGATGCCGACGTTCGGGAGCTGGCGGGCGGCGACCGCGTCGAGGCCGTCGTCACCGACGACGAGCGAGTCGCGGTCGAGATGGTGCTGCTCGGGACCGGTGTTCGCCCCCGAACGGCCCTCGCCGAAGACGCCGGGATCGAACTCGGCGAGACCGGTGCGATCGCCACCGACGTCTATCGGGAGACGAGCGCGGCGGACGTCTACGCGGCGGGCGACTGCGCCGAGGCGACGCACGTCGTCACCGGCGACCCGGCGTACGTGCCGCTGGCGTTGACCGCCAACCGACACGGTCGTGCGGTCGGACAGACGGTCACCGGCACGCCGACCGAGGGCGGCGGTATCGCCGGCACGGCGGCCGTGAAGGCGTTCGACGTCGAGGCCGCCCGAACCGGCGTTCTCGACCCCGACGAGGCCCGCGCAGCCGGGTTCGACCCGGTCACCGAAACGGTGACGGCGAACTCCCGCGCCGGTTACTATCCCGAGGACGGGACCGTCACCGTTACCCTGACCGCCGATCGCGACTCCGGACGCGTCCTCGGCGCGAGCCTCGTCAGCGAGTACGGCGAGGGGGCGGTCCACCGGAGTCACGCGATCGTCGCGGCCCTCGAGGCGAAGGCGACCGTCTCGGACGTAGAAAACTACGATCTCGCGTACGCACCGCCGTTCAACACCACGTGGGACCCGGTGTTGGTCGCCGCGAAGGTACTCTCGGGGACGCTGCAATAA
- a CDS encoding BGTF surface domain-containing protein encodes MTNDATYREKGRAVILAALMVLSVVAMSAAFAGGAAAKDPTAANYDSGPTFSDGSIDKVWIGQEITLENVGDGSFNGFVSIAEGPDTSDDPDTVETRQATDGTVTLKTDSLEEDAIYHINVHDDEGGTFHGAAFRAQTENLDIEFSRDAVTQDSMATLEVSSDRDTQYVNVSSDSFDASDLSTMFADAAASEIDHGDEDVVTLKVSDDTTYDVDFADVDEGSYDFDFDVTDSEGSDNASVDVVDSRLDYSFENVDSVEQGGVANITLDVGQGDSAAVTLGSMDDGYATYVDLENIKDEQVVLQFDTYDVHTDPWSVHSSSDAEIADSNVYKSDNFEDGAPFPDHNWDLSVGDEIAENYELANEHDRDRLDVNKRTTIGDTTLQTAPAGDRLENLDDYEDTTVTDTNMIAEADHLVVNAQEFGAEGLVEDISDSDDDLQTALSNEGIYVELSEQSSGPINDATVWNSSTDADNQLSLTGITVDEYSGNLVFTVEVPDNLETGQTYDFAFKVTQQNTYVPDEDAAISQESTLTYEDREFEWDDIDSLPAAEDATATGTTTVAPGTELPAEADSPNDQGSFVQVENALVTAGDDGNNEFAVEFDLSEEEPGVTFELSVEDPLDGKVKDVLKGVTLTEDTNNGGSDSTIDVEGDAPSTVEVNESATLDVAVTNNADATQTVDYHVDIDGETVDNQSLELEAGEEFTESYDLNTSAEGDISWEVHAGNATDDGTVTVGSDDNNDDNNDDNNDDNNDDNNDDNNDNNNDDNNNDGDGSDGGDGEDGDDGDDDDGTPGFGVSVALVALLGAAMLALRRQN; translated from the coding sequence ATGACAAACGACGCAACCTATCGCGAAAAGGGTCGTGCAGTGATCCTGGCCGCACTTATGGTTCTCTCCGTTGTCGCCATGTCCGCAGCGTTCGCGGGCGGCGCAGCAGCGAAGGACCCAACAGCTGCGAATTATGATTCCGGCCCGACGTTCAGTGACGGGTCGATCGACAAGGTATGGATCGGTCAAGAAATCACGCTCGAGAACGTCGGCGACGGGAGCTTCAATGGATTCGTTTCCATCGCTGAAGGCCCCGACACTTCCGACGACCCAGATACGGTCGAAACCCGTCAGGCAACCGACGGAACCGTTACCCTCAAGACCGATAGTCTGGAAGAAGACGCAATTTACCACATCAACGTCCACGACGACGAAGGGGGAACCTTCCACGGAGCGGCATTCCGTGCGCAGACTGAGAACCTCGATATCGAATTTTCCCGTGACGCTGTCACGCAGGACAGCATGGCCACCCTCGAGGTCTCCTCCGACCGAGACACCCAGTACGTGAACGTCTCGTCTGACAGCTTCGACGCATCGGACCTCAGCACGATGTTCGCGGACGCAGCGGCTAGCGAAATCGACCACGGCGACGAAGACGTCGTGACCCTCAAGGTTAGCGACGACACGACGTACGACGTCGACTTCGCTGATGTCGATGAGGGTTCGTACGACTTCGACTTCGACGTGACGGACTCCGAGGGCTCCGACAACGCGTCGGTCGACGTTGTCGACTCCCGACTCGACTACAGCTTCGAGAACGTTGACTCGGTCGAACAGGGCGGCGTCGCGAACATCACGCTCGACGTCGGCCAGGGCGACTCGGCCGCCGTCACCCTCGGTAGCATGGATGACGGCTACGCCACTTACGTCGATCTCGAGAACATTAAGGACGAGCAGGTCGTCCTCCAGTTCGATACGTACGACGTCCACACTGACCCGTGGAGCGTCCACAGCAGTTCCGACGCCGAGATCGCTGACTCCAACGTCTACAAATCGGACAACTTCGAAGACGGCGCTCCGTTCCCGGATCACAACTGGGACCTGTCCGTCGGTGACGAAATCGCAGAGAACTACGAGCTCGCGAACGAACACGACCGAGATCGTCTCGACGTCAACAAGCGGACGACAATCGGTGACACGACACTGCAGACTGCACCCGCCGGTGACAGGCTGGAGAACCTCGACGACTACGAGGACACCACGGTCACCGACACGAACATGATCGCCGAAGCCGACCACCTCGTCGTCAACGCCCAGGAGTTCGGTGCAGAGGGTCTCGTCGAGGACATCTCGGACTCCGACGATGACCTCCAGACGGCCCTTAGCAACGAGGGCATCTACGTGGAACTCTCCGAACAGAGCTCCGGTCCGATCAACGACGCGACGGTCTGGAACTCGAGCACTGACGCTGACAACCAGCTCAGCCTGACCGGCATCACCGTCGATGAGTACAGCGGCAACCTCGTCTTCACGGTCGAAGTCCCTGATAACTTGGAGACCGGCCAGACCTACGACTTCGCGTTCAAGGTCACGCAGCAGAACACCTACGTGCCTGACGAGGATGCGGCAATCAGCCAGGAATCGACGCTCACGTACGAAGACCGTGAATTCGAGTGGGACGATATCGACTCGCTCCCGGCAGCCGAGGACGCAACCGCAACGGGGACGACCACGGTCGCACCCGGGACGGAGCTCCCCGCTGAAGCCGACTCGCCGAACGACCAGGGTAGCTTCGTTCAGGTGGAAAACGCACTCGTCACCGCCGGTGACGACGGCAACAACGAGTTCGCCGTTGAGTTCGACCTCAGCGAGGAAGAACCTGGTGTCACCTTCGAACTCTCCGTCGAAGATCCCCTGGACGGCAAGGTCAAAGACGTGCTCAAGGGCGTTACTCTCACTGAAGACACTAACAATGGCGGATCCGATTCCACCATCGACGTCGAGGGCGACGCGCCGTCGACTGTCGAGGTCAACGAGAGCGCCACGCTCGACGTGGCCGTCACGAACAACGCAGACGCCACCCAGACGGTCGATTACCATGTCGACATCGACGGCGAGACCGTCGACAACCAGTCGCTCGAGCTCGAGGCCGGTGAGGAGTTCACCGAGAGCTACGATCTCAACACGAGCGCCGAAGGCGACATCAGCTGGGAAGTCCACGCTGGTAATGCTACCGACGACGGTACCGTGACTGTCGGCTCCGACGACAACAACGACGACAACAACGACGACAACAACGACGACAACAACGACGACAACAACGACGACAACAACGACAACAACAACGACGACAACAACAACGACGGAGACGGCTCCGACGGTGGAGACGGCGAGGACGGCGACGACGGTGACGACGATGACGGGACGCCTGGCTTCGGTGTCAGCGTCGCTCTCGTCGCACTGCTCGGCGCTGCCATGCTGGCACTCCGCCGCCAGAACTAA
- the fdhF gene encoding formate dehydrogenase subunit alpha encodes MSTNTNDPLPGVPDLDDPRTETPVTAEFETGTANDPAVGTRGGEPTTVTVDGEPVTVPPGSTIIDAMQAVDDDVVSVAPGADAVDGDADVPALCHYDRDGDCSDGIGPRSECRTCVVETEAHGLVPSCSFPAADGLAVETDTPAAAESRRVNLDLVLSNHNLRCTTCNGNGRCELQRTAISEGVDHPRYGVFDERDEYEPLDDTSSFIQIDRNKCILCNRCVDGCNDVQAEGVLRIEGHGEDTRIGFQSDAETMADSDCVSCGHCATVCPTGALTEKGIGGAGTLPLPGFTQRNSIGRVIDHEDAETLDDTTAPNRTPAPGGDVAVGAGATTNGDRRGVAAFVENAKRTLETTAGEYGRKAFLAGEHTAESIAANTLPEGYLFDIADAVSDYRLRKIDTAETTCGFCAVGCRFEMWGKDGDSLGVMPVDDPDDAPANNFSTCVKGKFGHEFANSENRLTTPLVRNESGELEEATWDDALDLVAERLSEIRDEHGVDAVGSLASSKGSNEEAYLVQKFARQVLGSKNVDNCARLCHSSTVAALQQTVGYGAMTNRINEDVGEADAYLISGSNTTESHPVLATRIKRNVRDGADLVVFDPRKVGIAEHADQYTRTTPGYDVTWLNGMIRYIIEHDLHDEAFIERNTKNFDELKEKVQAFTPERVEDLAGVSPEELASAAETLADADSVVFGWAMGMTQQRTGTENLLAMADLALVLGQLGKPGAGLSPFRGQNNVQGGGGDMGTLPGSLPGYQDPADDAVGEKFGVVWGERPPEEPGLKVPEMLAEAREGNLRGMYVVGENPALSEPDVDHAGAALAALEFLVVQDIFVTETAEHADVILPAATSPEKHGTFTNTERRIQRVRPSAEPPGSARQDWEITQALAERLGYDWDYDHPREIMDEISDLTPIYGGVSYDRLEEGEQHGLQWPVPDADHPGTPYLYDYEEGDFNFEDGKARFVPADGGHPGELPDEEYPLTLTSGRVLYHWHTGQITRRVEGLMDHVGESFVEIHPEAAAELGVADGEYVRVESRRGEIVVKAKVTKRVGEGTLFIPMHFAAGAVNKLTQETFDPQAGIPEYKISSVRLEALGAETEETVLRTPDVGSSDGPRLADDA; translated from the coding sequence ATGAGCACGAACACGAACGATCCGCTACCGGGGGTGCCGGACCTCGACGATCCGCGCACAGAGACGCCGGTCACGGCCGAGTTCGAGACCGGGACCGCGAACGATCCTGCCGTCGGCACTCGCGGCGGGGAGCCGACGACCGTGACGGTCGACGGCGAACCGGTGACCGTCCCGCCGGGGTCGACGATCATCGACGCGATGCAGGCGGTCGACGACGACGTCGTCAGCGTCGCTCCCGGCGCGGACGCCGTCGACGGCGATGCCGATGTCCCCGCGCTCTGCCACTACGACCGCGACGGCGACTGTAGTGACGGGATCGGTCCGCGCAGCGAGTGCCGGACCTGCGTGGTGGAGACCGAGGCACACGGGCTCGTGCCGTCGTGTTCGTTCCCGGCGGCGGACGGCCTCGCCGTCGAGACGGACACGCCCGCCGCCGCGGAGAGCCGGCGCGTCAACCTCGACCTCGTCCTCTCGAACCACAACCTCCGGTGTACGACCTGCAACGGGAACGGCCGCTGTGAACTCCAGCGCACCGCGATCAGCGAGGGTGTCGATCACCCGCGGTACGGTGTCTTCGACGAGCGCGACGAGTACGAACCGCTCGACGACACCTCGTCGTTCATCCAGATCGACCGCAACAAGTGTATTCTCTGTAACCGGTGCGTCGACGGCTGTAACGACGTGCAGGCCGAGGGCGTCCTCCGCATCGAGGGCCACGGCGAGGACACCCGCATCGGCTTCCAGTCCGACGCCGAGACGATGGCCGACTCCGACTGCGTCTCCTGCGGCCACTGCGCGACGGTCTGTCCGACCGGCGCGCTGACCGAGAAGGGAATCGGCGGTGCCGGGACCCTCCCGCTGCCCGGCTTCACCCAGCGCAACTCGATCGGGCGGGTTATCGATCACGAGGACGCGGAGACGCTCGACGACACGACCGCGCCCAACCGAACGCCAGCGCCGGGCGGTGACGTCGCGGTCGGTGCCGGCGCGACCACGAACGGCGACCGGCGCGGCGTCGCCGCGTTCGTGGAGAACGCGAAGCGGACACTCGAGACGACGGCCGGCGAGTACGGGCGGAAGGCGTTCCTGGCCGGCGAGCACACCGCGGAATCGATCGCGGCGAACACGCTTCCCGAGGGCTACCTGTTCGACATCGCCGACGCGGTCAGCGACTACCGGCTGCGCAAGATCGACACGGCGGAGACGACCTGCGGCTTCTGCGCGGTCGGCTGTCGCTTCGAGATGTGGGGGAAAGACGGCGACTCGCTCGGCGTAATGCCCGTCGACGACCCCGACGACGCGCCCGCCAACAACTTCTCGACCTGCGTGAAAGGGAAGTTCGGCCACGAGTTCGCCAACAGCGAGAACCGGCTCACGACGCCGCTCGTCCGCAACGAGAGCGGCGAACTCGAGGAAGCGACGTGGGACGACGCGCTGGACCTCGTCGCCGAACGGCTCTCCGAGATTCGGGACGAACACGGTGTCGACGCGGTCGGCAGTCTCGCCTCTTCGAAGGGCAGCAACGAGGAGGCCTACCTCGTCCAGAAGTTCGCCCGGCAGGTGCTCGGCTCCAAGAACGTCGACAACTGCGCGCGGCTCTGTCACTCTTCGACGGTCGCGGCGCTCCAACAGACGGTCGGCTACGGCGCGATGACCAACCGCATCAACGAGGACGTCGGCGAGGCCGACGCCTACCTCATCAGCGGCTCCAACACCACCGAGTCCCACCCGGTGCTGGCGACTCGCATCAAGCGGAACGTCAGGGACGGCGCGGATCTCGTCGTCTTCGATCCCCGGAAGGTCGGCATCGCCGAGCACGCCGACCAGTACACCCGAACCACCCCCGGCTACGACGTGACGTGGCTCAACGGGATGATTCGGTACATCATCGAGCACGACCTCCACGACGAGGCGTTCATCGAGCGCAACACGAAAAACTTCGACGAGCTGAAAGAGAAGGTACAGGCGTTCACACCCGAGAGAGTCGAGGATCTGGCCGGCGTCTCCCCCGAGGAACTGGCGTCGGCCGCCGAGACGCTCGCCGATGCCGACTCCGTCGTCTTCGGCTGGGCGATGGGAATGACCCAGCAGCGTACCGGCACGGAGAACCTGCTGGCGATGGCGGACCTCGCGCTCGTGCTGGGACAGCTCGGCAAGCCCGGGGCCGGCCTCTCGCCGTTCCGCGGCCAGAACAACGTCCAGGGCGGCGGCGGGGACATGGGGACGCTCCCCGGCAGCCTCCCCGGCTATCAGGACCCGGCCGACGACGCGGTCGGCGAGAAGTTCGGCGTGGTGTGGGGCGAGCGGCCGCCCGAGGAGCCCGGCCTGAAAGTGCCGGAGATGCTCGCCGAGGCCCGCGAGGGCAACCTGCGCGGCATGTACGTCGTCGGCGAGAATCCCGCGCTCTCGGAACCCGACGTCGATCACGCCGGCGCGGCGCTCGCCGCCCTCGAGTTTCTGGTCGTCCAGGACATCTTCGTGACCGAGACCGCCGAGCACGCCGACGTGATCCTGCCGGCGGCGACCTCGCCGGAGAAACACGGCACGTTCACGAACACCGAGCGCCGCATCCAGCGGGTCCGACCCAGCGCCGAGCCGCCGGGGTCGGCCCGACAGGACTGGGAGATCACCCAGGCGCTCGCCGAGCGGCTGGGCTACGACTGGGACTACGACCACCCGCGCGAGATCATGGACGAGATCAGCGATCTCACGCCCATCTACGGCGGCGTGAGCTACGACCGGCTCGAGGAGGGCGAGCAACACGGTCTCCAGTGGCCGGTTCCGGACGCGGACCACCCCGGTACCCCGTACCTCTACGACTACGAGGAGGGTGACTTCAACTTCGAGGACGGGAAAGCGCGCTTCGTGCCCGCCGACGGCGGCCACCCCGGTGAACTCCCCGACGAGGAGTACCCGCTCACGCTCACGTCGGGACGGGTGCTCTACCACTGGCACACCGGCCAGATCACGCGCCGCGTCGAGGGGCTGATGGACCACGTCGGCGAGAGCTTCGTCGAGATCCACCCCGAGGCGGCCGCCGAACTCGGCGTCGCGGACGGCGAATACGTCCGCGTCGAGTCCCGGCGCGGCGAGATCGTCGTGAAGGCGAAGGTCACCAAGCGCGTCGGCGAGGGAACGCTGTTCATCCCGATGCACTTCGCGGCCGGCGCGGTCAACAAACTCACCCAGGAGACGTTCGACCCGCAAGCCGGTATCCCCGAGTACAAAATCTCGAGCGTCCGGCTCGAGGCGCTCGGTGCGGAGACCGAAGAGACGGTGTTGCGAACGCCCGACGTCGGGTCCAGCGACGGGCCACGCCTCGCCGACGACGCCTGA
- a CDS encoding NAD(P)/FAD-dependent oxidoreductase: MSDRKAETRDATAADQRYEVAVIGGGPAGLTTALYAARLGHETAVFDRGGGRAAMMKDTHNVIGTPESVSGNEFLSTAVEQIRSYGADYRREFVTAVEQTDGAFALETTDGSAVADSVVLATGFSDGRPEPPLPRTGRGLHYCLHCDAYMFVDEPVYVMGHGDSAAHVAMIMLNVTDEVDLLLRGDEPTWSDETARMLEGHPVDVVREDVTGVRNGDDGWLEALEFADGTSREYTGGFAMYGSEYNNDLAASLGAELNDDGTVAVDDHGRTSVDGLYAVGDLTPGHNQIPVAMGQGAKAGIAIHKSLREFPKSIAELEAEGAVSPSDVPAMAAGLRSQASEHSAAEGD; encoded by the coding sequence ATGAGTGACCGGAAAGCGGAGACTCGCGACGCGACGGCAGCGGACCAACGCTACGAGGTTGCCGTAATCGGCGGCGGGCCGGCAGGACTCACCACCGCCCTGTACGCCGCACGCCTCGGACACGAGACAGCGGTGTTCGACCGCGGTGGCGGCCGCGCTGCGATGATGAAGGACACGCACAACGTCATCGGTACCCCCGAATCGGTGTCGGGCAACGAGTTCCTCTCGACCGCCGTCGAACAGATTCGATCCTACGGTGCGGACTACCGACGGGAGTTCGTCACTGCGGTCGAGCAAACGGACGGCGCGTTCGCGCTCGAGACGACGGACGGCTCGGCCGTGGCGGACAGCGTGGTTCTGGCCACCGGGTTCTCGGACGGCCGGCCCGAGCCGCCGCTGCCCCGGACCGGGCGCGGGCTCCACTACTGCCTCCACTGCGACGCGTACATGTTCGTCGACGAACCGGTGTACGTGATGGGTCACGGCGACAGCGCGGCCCACGTCGCGATGATCATGCTGAACGTCACCGACGAGGTCGACCTCCTGCTCCGCGGCGACGAGCCGACGTGGAGCGACGAGACGGCGAGGATGCTCGAGGGCCACCCCGTCGACGTCGTTCGCGAAGACGTGACCGGCGTTCGGAACGGCGACGACGGCTGGCTCGAGGCGCTCGAGTTCGCCGACGGGACGAGCCGCGAGTACACGGGCGGCTTCGCGATGTACGGGAGCGAGTACAACAACGACCTCGCGGCGTCGCTCGGCGCGGAGCTGAACGACGACGGGACGGTCGCCGTCGACGATCACGGCCGGACGTCCGTCGACGGACTGTACGCCGTCGGTGATCTGACGCCCGGACACAACCAGATCCCCGTCGCGATGGGACAGGGCGCGAAGGCGGGAATCGCGATCCACAAGTCCCTCCGCGAGTTCCCGAAGTCGATCGCGGAACTCGAAGCCGAGGGTGCTGTCTCCCCGAGCGACGTTCCCGCGATGGCCGCCGGGCTGCGGAGTCAGGCGAGCGAGCACTCGGCCGCAGAGGGAGACTGA
- a CDS encoding CBS domain-containing protein, whose product MSTPLEMVSKDETLAEAAATMRDSEISALVVSTDPPSIVTSTDLVAAAAEGHDPTDRRVADVMTKSVETVPPNLYLEEVAAMMTTFGIKHLPVEDGDDYLGMVSSTDVTSALS is encoded by the coding sequence ATGTCGACGCCGCTGGAAATGGTCTCGAAAGACGAGACGCTCGCGGAAGCCGCGGCGACGATGCGCGACAGCGAGATCAGCGCGCTGGTGGTGTCGACGGACCCACCGTCGATCGTTACCAGCACCGACCTCGTCGCCGCCGCTGCCGAGGGGCACGATCCCACTGACCGACGGGTGGCCGACGTCATGACGAAATCGGTCGAGACAGTCCCGCCGAACCTCTACCTCGAGGAGGTCGCGGCGATGATGACCACCTTCGGTATCAAACACCTCCCGGTCGAGGACGGCGACGACTACCTCGGGATGGTTTCGTCGACCGACGTCACGTCGGCACTGTCCTGA